The following is a genomic window from Fulvia fulva chromosome 9, complete sequence.
TGTGAGGATTAGGGGGATTTTAAGCGGGTGGCAGGGGTATTTGGCGAGGTGGGAGTGCTGGGTTGAGggagggtgaagagagcgaTGGAGTGGTTTGAGGCATTTTGAAGCGAGGAGTCGGTGTTGAGGGCATGGAGTTGGGTAGAGATGTCACAGGCGCTCGGCGGAAGATACCATGTCAGTCTGCGACTTTTCACAAAGCATTACGGCCCAAAGCTATTCACAGAAATCAATCACCTCGTAGCCACGTCAATGGTTGCTACCGCAATTGGCACCGCGGTAGATCAGCCTGCCTTGACACTCCCAGGTATTAGATCAGCCAGGGCTAATCTCGAGCCCTACAGTCACATGAAACTCCATCGCCAACCTCATCATACAACGCAACGCGCCCAGCTCCTTGAGGAACGTCGCCGGCTATACCTGCCGTCCTGTATCCGGACATACCACATACCACCTACATACGCGCGCTACATCCTTCTGCTTCGTAATGGTGGCCCCGATGTCGGGAATGCAGTCGTATATTTCGACGCAGGCGCATAAGTCCGGCCATGGCGATGCCAACGTCACGTTTTGCCAAAGTCGCGACTCCGTTTCTCATGGTCGGCTTCCGTTGAGTCGAGGTCGACTGGAGCTTGATGCTGGAACAGGGCCTCATTGAGTGCGGTGAGTATTGAGCATAGCGTGTGCTTGTGTTGCAGGGTCGAATGTCGGAAGTTATCGAAAGGAATTTAGTAACTTATAAGAAGCTATAAACTATACCTTAATAAGAAGTAAAGGGCTATCGTTATAGATATTCTATCCCTCTAAAGAGAGTATACTACCCCTACCGCCTCTTCGCCGTCCCCCCTCCTCTAATTAACTTCCCCGCCCTCTCCGCAAGCGCATAAACCGTCGCAGTCGGACGTGCCCCCAACTGAAACGGAATCACACTAGCATCCACCACCCTCACATTCCCCGTGCCATAAACCCTCAAATCCCCATCCACCCCCAACTCCTCGGCAACATAGCACAACTCCCCACCGCATGCCAGCCCGGCCTGTAATGCTCCTTCCAATACTCCTTCCCCTCATCGTCGCTCGCGTCCTCACTCACTCTATCCGTGTTAGGTTCCAGCTCGACCGTCACTTCGGAGGATAGAGGTTTAGATGGGAAGAAGTTCCGCACGAAACGCGCGGAAGCGGTGTAGATGTCCCAGTCGTGATCCCAGGTGAACCAGTTGGGATCGATGGTAGGTTGGGACCCGGCGGCTTGTGCGTTGCCCGCCGGAGATGTGGACGGAGCCGTGGGAGAGGGTGATTGAAGGTCAGGATTCGCAACCTATAACGGATGCGTTGAGGGCTTGGTTTACGAACAACTCAACGGCGGGGGCGCGGGTGTTGAAGATGTTGTCGTGTTGGATTTTGGAGGGATTTCCTTATCTGGACGGCAGAGAGGGTGCTGTTGATATGCTTCTCGATGGAATCTGCGTAATCCGACAGAGAGCCATTGACGCGATCTTGGAACTCGGGACTGCCATCTTGGAGGACATCTTCGTAAGTGAGGTGGAAGAGGAAGTTTGTTGTGATTTCATCACCGACGGGGTCTGGGAAGGTTATGGAGGATTTCTCGCTGCGGTTAAAGAAGAACGTGCCTTGGACTTGGTCTTGGAGGTTCTCGCCGACGCCGGGGAGGTCGATGATGGAGTCGATGCTGTAGTTGGAGAGGAGCTTCTTGTCACCGACGCCGGAGAATTCGAGGATTGGGGCGGAGCGGTAGGCGCCTGCCGAGAGGATGACTTCTTTGCGGGCTTTGATTGTTTGCTCCTTTTCGGTTGAGGCGATTTCGACGCCGTCTGCTGTTATGGCTTTGTTGTCGCCACCTGAGGGGTCCTTCCAAGCCAAGCGGATGCAGGTGGGCTGATCGATGAGTTCGAGGTTCTTGCGCTTTTGTGCTGGCAAGTAATATGCTTCTCTAGCAGACCAGCGGACTTGCTCTCGCTCGCCCTCGATGACGAATTGAGCAGGGTATGTAGCGAAGCCACGAGCGTTGCCGCCGTTGAAGTCTCGGTTGAGGGGCATGCTGAAGTTGTTTGCAGTCTTCTCCAGGATCTTGTGGAAGTCGGCGTTGGTCTCGGCGGGGAAGGAGACGTTGTCGTGACCGTTCAGGCCGTGGTAGTCTTCGTTGACGGTGTAGCCTCCTTCTTCCTGGTCGCTGCTTGGATGGGATAGTGTCTCGGATGATTTGTAGTACTCCAGTAGCGTATTCCATGACCAGTCTGCGTTGTTTACATCTCCCCAGATATCGATTTGGCTTGATTCAGGCCGAGAGTATACGTTACCGTTGATCTGCGAGGTGCCACCTTCGCAACGACCGTGATCAGCGTCTTTCCACGTCCCAAACGTGTGTGACTGGGGCTTTACTCACCAACGAGCTTGCCAGCAGGCAGCTCTTGTGTGTTACCATTGGCATTCTCCTGCGGTGTACTCGTATAACTCCATCGATCTGGTGAATCTCCTCTGTCCTCACCACCCGGGCTCTCATTAACACCAGCATCGACAACTAGCACACTGACGCTCTCGTCCACGCTCAACTTGTTGGCCACAGCGAGACCGTCAGTTCCACCTCCACAGATAATGTAGTCATACTCATTTTGCGATTGGGCATAAGAAGTTCAAATGAAAGAAGTAGCAGTAGCGAGCGTAAGAAGGGAGCGCATCATGAAAGAGTGGACGGAGCCTTACAGCTTCCAGAGATGGTGGACTCACCGCAAGAACGCAACACGGAGAGGCGAGCGTGCTGTTATACTGCCATCAGGCTGCCATGAGCCAAGGTGTAGTTGCAGTGTAGTGGTGACATGGCTGGTCTGCGGAGCTATGCCCAAGTGCATATGCCAGATGTGTATGATCCTGGACAATTCCCAGGGTAACGTGGAGTTCCGTATCTGGGGTATCTTCTGCTTCATCGAGGCAAGTTGATATCATTCTATCGTCGCCTCGCATACGATGGCATGCATCGCCAGGACTGATCGAGTAACTTCGTGTTCTAGCCAACGAATCTTGTCTATGCGAGCTGTTCCGGCTGCGTTGAGTTGAGATCTGTACGTAAGTCGCCAAGGTCGCTAGACAAGGAGGAAGTTGGTTTTGACTATAAGCCATCGTTTGAGAGGTCCTTACCCAGGAATGCGATCGAGAGCGACATGACTGCAGTTGCGACATCTTCGCCATGACCCCGATCTTGTCAAGTCTTGCCAAAACAAGTGATCTTGCTTGCGTAGACAAGTTGCGAAGTACATGATCGGCCTGTAGAGACGCGGATAGCCTCGCTGTGCGCGCACACCGTCTCTTTCGCATTCGTTTGGAGGTCGGGTTGCGTGAGGGTGTGTTTGTCGAGTGGCGTGATGCCGTCTTTGCTCTGTGTCGTCATCATCAGGCCGTCTATAGGTACATGTATGAAGAGTGCCTGAGCCTTTCACGTCGTGAGTGCCCGATGCGAAGAAGGTGGTCCGCACTGTCGTTCATAGGCCGGGTGGCCTTGAGCCCGATCCCAGACGTTGAGCTGAGTTATGCCAGTGTGCGGCCTTCGCTACCCCATGCGACATTCAAACATCCATGAAGGCCGATCTCAATCGCACCTGCCATCTTTCCAACCAGTCCGCCATCGCTCCTCCCATTGATTGCAATCAAACTCCTTCTTGCCCAACTTGACATTAACCGCATTATGCGCCCCACACATCCATCGTCCAAAGTCATCTCTATTACTGACTTTCGGGTCATTGCCATCTTTCATCCATGCTCGAAAGTCATCCGCGCATACCCAGCACGGGTACATGTTGCCAAACAGACTGATGAACTGTTTCGTCTCGGCTTGCTGCGTGAAGGAGGGTCGTTCTGGGTAGTTCGCCGTCATGGTATGTAAAAGTGTCCATGTCGATCGTCCGAGCTCTTCGACGTCGGGTGGGCATGCTGAGGGTTGTGCTGGCGGGGTGGGTTTGGTCTTTGCGGCTTGGCCCATCATCGTCTTCCATGAGGCGGACGAGGTACATGTGCGACATCTTGCATGTTGTCAGCTTCTTCACTTCATCACGCCCATGCATCATTTGGCGTACGGCTGGCCATCGGGCCCAAGCACAACACCTTTCGGTAATGGCTTGGCCTGCTCGCCGCGCTCTTGTGCGCGTTGTGCCTGTATGGGGTCGACCAAGGTCTGGCCATCCGGCGATACTCCCGCCATCTTCTCAACAGCACAGGCGAAGCGCGACAAGATGGGAAAGTCGATTGCGGTGACGGGCATCTCTCCCTCTTCCAGATCATCGCGATGCCTGACAAATCCACTGCCAGGCCTCAGGACATATCGTCGGCAGACCGAAGATTGGCCGGGACGATCCGCCAACGTTGCTCTTCCCCTCGTACCCACACCCGCTGCACACTTCATACCACGTTAATGCTCTGCTCCATCGCCACGAACGGCGCGGGCGTCCTCATGACCTGAAGCGGGGCTTGCGACGGCTGTGGAGAGCATGTTAGCCAGCAGGGTATGCCTCAGGGCAGCTCTGAGGCCATGTCTTGCTCAAAGCAAGGCCACTCGCGTGAGGACTAGTATACCGATACAGTTCCAAGCGTCATGGCGAACCCGGCGCATATTCGCGACCACACCTCGGCACCGGAAGGATGAAGCGCGGGCACGAACAATCCAGCAAGAGGAGGAGCAGAAGCAGCAACAACCCTCAGAGGAGAAGCAGAAGCAGCAACAACCCTCAGAGGAGAAGCAGAAGCAGCAACAACCCTCAGAGGAGAAGCAGAAGCAGCAACAACCCTCAGAGGAGAAGCAGAAGCAGCAACAACCCTCAGAGGAGAAGCAGAAGCAGCAACAACCCTCAGAGGAGAAGCAGAAGCAGCAACAACCCTCAGAGGAGAAGCAGAAGCAGCAACAACCCTCAGAGGAGAAAGTCCCAGAGAGTGTTGCAAAGGACGACAAGCCAGCGAAACCACCTACGCAGAATGACCCGCTTCTTGCTGAGCAGACTGTCTCGAATAAAGAGCAGCGGAAGGCAGATTGGGCTATCATCAAGGACATGGCGCACTATCTGTGGCCCAAGAACGACTTCAACACTCGCTTTAGAGTGGGCTTGAGTGTTGGTCTACTTGTGGGCGCGAAGGTGGGCAATGACCACCTATATTCTCATCTCAGCACATCGTTGATAGATCATGTAGGCTCTGAATGTGCAAGTTCCATTCTACTTCAAGACCATTGTCGATTCCATGAACGTTGACTTCGCGGCTGTTGGTGGGACAGCGATGACAGTCGCGGGCGCAGCCATCTTCTCATGTCAGTCCTGTTCAACTCTTTGCCATGCTTGACGCTCACACTATACAGATGGTGCCGCCAGAATAGGAGCCGCAATATTCCAGGAATTCCGAAACGCCATATTTGCAACAGTCTCGCAGGGTGCCATTCGCAGGGTCGCGGCTAATGTGTTTGAACATCTGCTCAAGCTAGACCTCAACTTCCATCTTTCCAGACAAACTGGAGGCCTAGCAAGAGCGATCGACCGTGGTACCAAAGGCATCAGCTTCTTACTAACCAGTATGGTCT
Proteins encoded in this region:
- a CDS encoding GMC oxidoreductase family protein Mala s, which produces MSLSIAFLGGTDGLAVANKLSVDESVSVLVVDAGVNESPGGEDRGDSPDRWSYTSTPQENANGNTQELPAGKLVGGTSQINGNVYSRPESSQIDIWGDVNNADWSWNTLLEYYKSSETLSHPSSDQEEGGYTVNEDYHGLNGHDNVSFPAETNADFHKILEKTANNFSMPLNRDFNGGNARGFATYPAQFVIEGEREQVRWSAREAYYLPAQKRKNLELIDQPTCIRLAWKDPSGGDNKAITADGVEIASTEKEQTIKARKEVILSAGAYRSAPILEFSGVGDKKLLSNYSIDSIIDLPGVGENLQDQVQGTFFFNRSEKSSITFPDPVGDEITTNFLFHLTYEDVLQDGSPEFQDRVNGSLSDYADSIEKHINSTLSAVQIRKSLQNPTRQHLQHPRPRR
- a CDS encoding Mitochondrial FAD-linked sulfhydryl oxidase ERV1, which encodes MPVTAIDFPILSRFACAVEKMAGVSPDGQTLVDPIQAQRAQERGEQAKPLPKGVVLGPDGQPCRTCTSSASWKTMMGQAAKTKPTPPAQPSACPPDVEELGRSTWTLLHTMTANYPERPSFTQQAETKQFISLFGNMYPCWVCADDFRAWMKDGNDPKVSNRDDFGRWMCGAHNAVNVKLGKKEFDCNQWEERWRTGWKDGRCD